A single region of the Nicotiana sylvestris chromosome 6, ASM39365v2, whole genome shotgun sequence genome encodes:
- the LOC138871426 gene encoding uncharacterized protein encodes MGQPQAIMPDQVQGQGVQDAPPPVPTVVPTVVSPADAMARLLNVLEALVPTQGGSSAPQATLQTQAPAQTQNLGNKEVSLQEFLKLKSPKFTGSDNSTDPQSFLDGTLKALRALGCSSERAVELIAYKLEDMANTWYETVLLGRSVGATPLTWDEFTKLFKNHFLPDSLTQQYARNLERLVQTPNMDVSTYNTKFCKLAIYALYLVPTEEARVLRFVNGLGRDERATSDLRKKAKTGGSFSSGFSENRRPRNQGQQQQGSQTGTHLSSQTTYIPHYRQGTRGSSASGHRNSGQIYATTPYGHIGHHLRDCPQPPRNFNQASIQSVVPTQTTHNTSCATGTGNRGRGDGDCANVNQGQGNAGRGQARVFEFTRQDAQASNAAVTNILSVCSFDALALIDPGSTHSYVSSYFALRFSRYSKLLNDPFLVATPIGESLLTEYVYRACQIRVEGKDTLADLIVLDMIDFDMLIRMDWLSSCYAIVDCHAKIVNFEIPNEPRFILRGSQVPETCKIMSFMKAQRLLKKGCLGLLAIVNDIRKETFSIENVPIVRQFSDVFPEDLPGLPPVQEMDFGIDLLPDTQPISILPYLMALEELRDLKQQLQDLLDKGFIRPSVSPWDALVLFVKKKDGSLRMCIDYRKLNKITIRNKYLRLIQMTCLISYKELPTFERLTSVLVIIHLESKMKIFLRLLSELDNGTMSFL; translated from the exons ATGGGTCAACCCCAAGCTATTATGCCAGATCAAGTGCAAGGGCAAGGAGTTCAGGATGCTCCACCACCAGTGCCAACTGTTGTACCTACTGTTGTCTCACCTGCAGATgcaatggcaaggttattgaatGTGTTAGAGGCATTGGTGCCTACTCAGGGAGGAAGTTCTGCTCCTCAGGCTACTTTACAGACACAAGCACCTGCACAGACTCAGAATTTGGGGAATAAAGAAGTATCCCTACAAGAGTTTCTGAAattgaaatcaccaaaattcaCAGGTTCCGATAATTCAACAGATCCTCAAAGTTTCTTGGATGGGACACTCAAGGCATTACGTGCTCTAGGATGTTCTAGTGAGAGAGCCGTGGAGCTCATAGCATACAAACTAGAGGATATGGCCAACACATGGTATGAAACTGTATTGCTAGGAAGGTCAGTAGGAGCAACACCACTGACATGGGATGAGTTCACTAAGTTGTTCAAGAATCATTTCCTTCCCGACAGCCTGACGCAACAATATGCTAGAAACCTTGAGAGATTGGTTCAGACTCCAAATATGGATGTGTCAACATATAACACTAAGTTTTGTAAGCTAGCTATATATGCTCTTTACTTAGTGCCTACTGAAGAAGCTCGAGTTCTGAGATTTGTTAATGGATTG GGACGTGATGAACGTGCAACTAGTGATTTACGTAAGAAGGCCAAGACAGGAGGGTCTTTTAGCAGCGGTTTTAGTGAAAATCGAAGACCAAGAAATCAGGGACAACAACAACAGGGTTCTCAGACAGGGACACACTTGTCTTCACAGACCACATACATACCACATTATAGACAGGGTACTAGGGGATCGTCAGCATCTGGACATCGTAATTCTGGGCAGATATATGCCACTACTCCA TATGGCCATATTGGACATCACTTGAGGGATTGCCCTCAACCTCCAAGAAATTTCAACCAGGCTTCTATTCAGTCAGTTGTACCGACTCAGACTACTCATAATACTTCATGTGCTACAGGTACAGGAAATAGAGGTCGAGGTGATGGAGATTGTGCTAATGTGAATCAAGGACAAGGGAAtgctggtagaggtcaggcgagaGTTTTTGAATTTACTAGACAAGATGCTCAGGCCTCGAATGCGGCGGTTACAAATATTCTTTCTGTCTGTTCATTTGATGCACTtgcgttgattgatccaggatctactcaCTCCTATGTGTCCTCGTACTTTGCTTTGAGGTTTAGTAGATATTCTAAGCTATTGAATGATCCTTTTCTAGTTGCTACTCCTATTGGAGAGTCTCTATTAACTGAATACGTATATCGTGCTTGTCAGATTCGGGTTGAGGGTAAAGATACTCTAGCTGACCTTATTgtacttgatatgattgactttgacatgctgataagaatggattggttatcttcttgCTATGCTATAGTTGATTGTCATGCAAAGATAGTAAATTTTGAGATACCAAATGAACCCCGTTTTATTCTAAGAGGGAGTCAGGTTCCAGAGACTTGCAAAATTATGTCTTTTATGAAGGCTCAGCGACTTCTGAAGAAAGGTTGCTTGGGTCTCTTAGCTATTGTAAATGACATAAGAAAGGAAACATTTAGTATAGAAAATGTACCAATAGTGAGacaattttctgatgtatttcctgaggaTTTACCAGGATTGCCTCCAGTACAAGAAAtggactttggtattgatttgctaCCTGACACACAACCCATATCGATACTCCCATATCTAATGGCACTAGAAGAGTTGAGGGATCTAaagcaacagttacaagatttgttagataagggttttattagacctagtgtatcaccatGGGATGCACTAGTACTGTTCGTAAAGAAGAAAGACGGATCCctaagaatgtgcattgactataggaaattgaacaaaataacaatacgcAATAAATATCTTCGCCTCATACAGATGACATGTTTGATCAGCTACAAGGAGCTGCCCACTTTTGAAAGGTTGACCTCCGTTCTGGTAATCATCCACttagaatcaaagatgaagatatttctaagactgctttcagaactTGATAAcggcactatgagtttcttgtga